One genomic window of Solea solea chromosome 12, fSolSol10.1, whole genome shotgun sequence includes the following:
- the rgma gene encoding repulsive guidance molecule A isoform X1 codes for MQPPRERSEVRPRAGWMVMGKRGRASAREVCRVLAVFLSLFPHVSLQCKILKCNSEFWASTSNSGPEEEFCTALRVYNSCVRRTARTCRGDLAYHSAQHGVEDLMSQHNCSKEGPTSQPRARTPLPPPPPPLPPDSQERSDGPEVCHYERSLPRNTAPPNYTHCGFFGDPHLRTFGDDFQTCKVEGAWPLIHNKYLSVQVTNTPVVPGSLATATSKLTIIFKNFQECVDQKMFHAETGELPAAFADGSKNGGDRHGANTLRVVEKVPGQHVEIQARYIGTTIVVRQVGHYLTFAVRMPEEVVNSVEDGDNQDLYLCLHGCPANQRIDLRNLRVGEAEPHSAARTRSSSSSTGAQGFTYQSAKARCKERLPVEDLYFQSCVFDLLSSGDVNFTMAAYYAFEDVKMLHSNSERYHIFEKDTLMGSAAQRGTCALSLLFINLLSVLLWTEFCVPTTSWCV; via the exons ATGCAGCCGCCAAG GGAGAGGAGTGAAGTGCGACCCCGAGCTGGATGGATGGTTatggggaaaagaggaagagcCTCGGCGCGTGAAGTGTGCAGAGTCCTCGCCGTGTTTCTCTCACTCTTCCCTCACG TGAGTCTGCAGTGCAAGATCCTCAAGTGTAATTCAGAATTCTGGGCGTCGACGTCAAACTCTGGACCGGAGGAGGAGTTCTGCACGGCGCTGCGAGTGTACAACAGCTGCGTACGCCGGACCGCACGGACCTGCAGAGGCGACTTGGCGTACCACTCTGCCCAGCATGGCGTCGAGGATCTAATGAGTCAACACAACTGCTCCAAAGAGGGGCCGACGTCCCAGCCACGGGCCCGGACCCCGCtccctcctccgcctcctccactCCCGCCTGACAGCCAGGAACGCTCCGATGGCCCAGAAGTGTGCCACTACGAGCGCAGTCTTCCACGCAACACTGCGCCGCCCAACTACACCCACTGTGGCTTCTTTGGAGATCCACACCTCAGAACTTTTGGAGACGACTTCCAAACGTGCAAGGTGGAAGGGGCGTGGCCGCTTATACATAACAAATACCTGTCTGTCCAGGTGACCAACACCCCTGTGGTGCCGGGCTCTTTGGCCACAGCTACAAGCAAG CTGACAATCATCTTTAAGAATTTCCAGGAGTGTGTGGACCAGAAGATGTTCCACGCAGAGACCGGTGAGCTGCCTGCTGCGTTTGCCGACGGCTCAAAGAACGGAGGCGATCGCCACGGAGCCAACACCCTGCGTGTGGTGGAGAAGGTTCCCGGGCAGCACGTGGAGATTCAGGCCCGGTACATTGGGACAACCATAGTCGTGCGGCAGGTGGGCCACTACCTAACCTTTGCTGTCCGGATGCCGGAGGAAGTAGTGAACTCTGTGGAGGACGGCGATAACCAGGACTTGTACCTGTGTCTTCATGGCTGTCCTGCAAACCAGCGCATTGACTTGAGGAACCTCAGGGTTGGAGAAGCGGAGCCTCACAGCGCAGCCAGaaccaggagcagcagcagcagcaccggaGCACAGGGCTTCACCTACCAGTCTGCCAAGGCAAGGTGTAAAGAGCGGCTCCCGGTGGAGGATCTGTACTTTCAGTCGTGCGTGTTtgacctcctctcctctggtgACGTTAACTTCACCATGGCAGCCTACTACGCCTTTGAGGATGTAAAAATGCTGCATTCAAACAGCGAGCGGTACCACATCTTTGAAAAGGATACTTTGATGGGCAGCGCAGCACAGAGAGGCACATGTGCgctttctctcctcttcatcaACCTCCTCAGCGTCTTATTATGGACTGAGTTTTGTGTTCCGACGACGtcctggtgtgtgtga
- the rgma gene encoding repulsive guidance molecule A isoform X2, giving the protein MQPPRLRSEVRPRAGWMVMGKRGRASAREVCRVLAVFLSLFPHVSLQCKILKCNSEFWASTSNSGPEEEFCTALRVYNSCVRRTARTCRGDLAYHSAQHGVEDLMSQHNCSKEGPTSQPRARTPLPPPPPPLPPDSQERSDGPEVCHYERSLPRNTAPPNYTHCGFFGDPHLRTFGDDFQTCKVEGAWPLIHNKYLSVQVTNTPVVPGSLATATSKLTIIFKNFQECVDQKMFHAETGELPAAFADGSKNGGDRHGANTLRVVEKVPGQHVEIQARYIGTTIVVRQVGHYLTFAVRMPEEVVNSVEDGDNQDLYLCLHGCPANQRIDLRNLRVGEAEPHSAARTRSSSSSTGAQGFTYQSAKARCKERLPVEDLYFQSCVFDLLSSGDVNFTMAAYYAFEDVKMLHSNSERYHIFEKDTLMGSAAQRGTCALSLLFINLLSVLLWTEFCVPTTSWCV; this is encoded by the exons ATGCAGCCGCCAAGGTTG AGGAGTGAAGTGCGACCCCGAGCTGGATGGATGGTTatggggaaaagaggaagagcCTCGGCGCGTGAAGTGTGCAGAGTCCTCGCCGTGTTTCTCTCACTCTTCCCTCACG TGAGTCTGCAGTGCAAGATCCTCAAGTGTAATTCAGAATTCTGGGCGTCGACGTCAAACTCTGGACCGGAGGAGGAGTTCTGCACGGCGCTGCGAGTGTACAACAGCTGCGTACGCCGGACCGCACGGACCTGCAGAGGCGACTTGGCGTACCACTCTGCCCAGCATGGCGTCGAGGATCTAATGAGTCAACACAACTGCTCCAAAGAGGGGCCGACGTCCCAGCCACGGGCCCGGACCCCGCtccctcctccgcctcctccactCCCGCCTGACAGCCAGGAACGCTCCGATGGCCCAGAAGTGTGCCACTACGAGCGCAGTCTTCCACGCAACACTGCGCCGCCCAACTACACCCACTGTGGCTTCTTTGGAGATCCACACCTCAGAACTTTTGGAGACGACTTCCAAACGTGCAAGGTGGAAGGGGCGTGGCCGCTTATACATAACAAATACCTGTCTGTCCAGGTGACCAACACCCCTGTGGTGCCGGGCTCTTTGGCCACAGCTACAAGCAAG CTGACAATCATCTTTAAGAATTTCCAGGAGTGTGTGGACCAGAAGATGTTCCACGCAGAGACCGGTGAGCTGCCTGCTGCGTTTGCCGACGGCTCAAAGAACGGAGGCGATCGCCACGGAGCCAACACCCTGCGTGTGGTGGAGAAGGTTCCCGGGCAGCACGTGGAGATTCAGGCCCGGTACATTGGGACAACCATAGTCGTGCGGCAGGTGGGCCACTACCTAACCTTTGCTGTCCGGATGCCGGAGGAAGTAGTGAACTCTGTGGAGGACGGCGATAACCAGGACTTGTACCTGTGTCTTCATGGCTGTCCTGCAAACCAGCGCATTGACTTGAGGAACCTCAGGGTTGGAGAAGCGGAGCCTCACAGCGCAGCCAGaaccaggagcagcagcagcagcaccggaGCACAGGGCTTCACCTACCAGTCTGCCAAGGCAAGGTGTAAAGAGCGGCTCCCGGTGGAGGATCTGTACTTTCAGTCGTGCGTGTTtgacctcctctcctctggtgACGTTAACTTCACCATGGCAGCCTACTACGCCTTTGAGGATGTAAAAATGCTGCATTCAAACAGCGAGCGGTACCACATCTTTGAAAAGGATACTTTGATGGGCAGCGCAGCACAGAGAGGCACATGTGCgctttctctcctcttcatcaACCTCCTCAGCGTCTTATTATGGACTGAGTTTTGTGTTCCGACGACGtcctggtgtgtgtga